DNA sequence from the Halococcus salsus genome:
AGCGCGCCGAGTAGGACGTGAATGAGCGTCTTCTGGTGGTCGGGTTCGTAGCCGGTCAGCAACGGCGGGAGGAACAACCCGATACCGAGCCAGAGCGTCGCGATCCAGAGCACTGCGAGGTCGATGTGCCAGGCCTTCGTGATGGCGAACGGGAGCGTCGCCATCGCGTCGATACCAAGCGCGTTGGCGATACCGTAGAACCCCTCGCGTTCGATGTAATAGTGGGCCATCAGCCCACCGAGCAACGTCTGGACGACGAACAGAACGGCTGCGACCGGCACGAAGCGGACGGCTGCGAACTGGCTCGGCGAAAGCGACACCGCCCCGGGGTCGGGGACGTCGATATCCTCGGCTCCCGGTTCGGAGAGCTGGATGGAGTTGTAGAGCCAGATACCGGCCCCGCCACCGAGGACGAGTACAACCATCGCGAACACGCTCCACAGCATCGCCGACGCCGGAGCTTCGTTGCCCGCGCCGGTATTGAACGGCCACTCGTTGGTGTAGGAGTGAGCGGTACCGGGACGGTCAGTTGCGGAGAACAGCGCGGTCCAGAGGGCGAAATCGGCGAATCGCTTCGCGTCTTCCGACGACGAGACGAACCCCGACGGAATACCGTGTTCGGGTGCACCACCGTGGTAACGCTTCACGTATTCCGTACGGACCTGCCGATACGCGTATGCCTCGGCCGAACCGAGTTCGACCCTCTCACCGAGAGTGTTGTCCTCGAGTTGGCGTCTCACGACCGCCTCCACACCCGCTTTCCGAGCCTCGCCGAGACTCGCATACGAGGTTCCATAGCGCTCGCGGGCAACGTACGTGCGCATGTTCGCCACGAGTCGGTCGAGCGTATCGGCGGTGTAGTCGTCCCCGAAGTAAGCGCCGTTGCCCAGTATCGACCCGTGGTTCATCAGGCTGTTTCCCTGAAAGACCGCCTTCCCCCTCACGATCTGCTCGTTCGTGGTGAGCGTCCCACCGTTCGGACCGACGACCCGTTCGGGGCGGTCGGGTGACTGTTCGTAGGTGAGATACGCACCTGCACCCATGACGGCCAGATTGAAGACGAAGGCGACGACGAGTATCTTCGCCAACGTTTTTCGAGTGACTTCCATCTCTGGGTCCCGGTGGGAACGATGGCGCAGAGAAGCTACTCCCGAACGTGTTCGGTTTCACCGACGAGTGTGGTGATTCCGGGTCGAGGGCCGTGAGAGCGCCTGCAGAACTAACCCACACGTACTCTGCGGATCGCTGCCCGAAGACGAACGGGACCCTTCGGTACCACACTGTCCAGCCTACGGACAGATCTACTGTCGAAACTCGAATCGAGGGAACGGTCCCCTACTGTAGATCTAAAAACGGATCTGCGTACGCCACTCCGAACGAATGAAGGGACTACTCGCCCTACTCACCGACGAAATGCAAGCGTCTACCGTCCAGACGACGGCCAACCGTTCCGGCGAGGGTCCGGTCACCGAAGTCGAAGCGGGTACGGACGGCGTCCGATGAAGACCTACAGTTCACGAACCGGCGACCGTATCGTCCTTCGGACCATGGACCGACCGGACGGCGATATCGTTCTTCACGATGCGCTCACCGTTCGTCTCGAACCGGGTTCCGTGCGGGTCGGAATGGACGTTCGGGGTGAACTCGTCAGCGAGTCCGCTCGGGCGACGGCGTTCCTCAACGAGATCATAGCGGGCGACCTTCAATTCCACGTTCACGTCGATGCTCGTGACGGAGAGAAGTCGCGGTCCGTGTTGGTCTGTAACGCTACCGGTGACGACCCCGAGCGGCTGGAGTGGATCGGACTGCGTTAGTTAGAGCCCCCAAACCGGTGTGAAGGAGGTGCTTCTCTCTCTCTTCGGTGGTGTCCTCACAGCATCACACTCGAATGCTGCGGCATCACTCCAGAACAGCGAGGAAGTCGCGGGCGAACAAGGCGACGAACGGCACCATCACGACCGTCGACAGGACGATCGAAGTCGATGGACTAACCAGGGGGAGAAGCGCCACGCTACACACACCCATTTGCAAGCCAGCGAGCTGTCGTCGACGACCGCTCTCCGGAAGCGTTCCCACCGCACCACCTCGCCGACGATGCAGCCACAACCCGCCGAGATAGGCGGGTCGGGCGAAGCCGACGACGAGATACCACGGTGGCAGCGCGCCGTACGAGAGACCGAGCACTCCAGCGACGAGCAGACCGAGGGCGTCGAATTCGGTGTCGAGCTTCGCCCCGAGGAGGCTCTCCGTCCCGACCCGACGTGCGAGCCGGCCATCGATCCAATCGAGCGCCACTGCGACCGTATAGAGACCCCACGGAAGCCACAGCGCGTGACCCGTCGGTTCGGGAACGACGAGGAAACCGGCGAGCGCGGCGAGCGCGCCACCCCGTGTCAACGTCGCGGCTGTAGCGACACCGAGCGTGTCCCGCAACTGTCCGTCGTCCGGTCGCCGGTTCTCCGCCAGGTATCGTCGGAGAAGCCACAGCTCGTACGTTACCACCCCGGCCGTCATCAGGGCCCATCGGACGCCGTGGGCTGGCGTCCACCAGCCGCCGAGAACCGTACAACCGGTCGCCGTTCCGATGACCGCAACGACGGCAACGAGTCCCCACTGTCGACGGAGTCGTCCCCGCGCTGTCCTGTCGTATCCATCGCTCATGCGACAACCGAGAGAGACCGGTTGGCCGAGTCAGGAGTGCCAACCACAAAACAACTCGTTCCGGGGATATCGGGGTGCCATTTATCAGAAACGGGATGAAACGAAGCGCTATTACGTGAAAAGCAGGCGCAAAGCCTCGCCGTTTAGGGCGGGGATACGCGCCGTCCGCTTTGTCTCGAATGGTCGCACCCGCCAGCAACGCGGCGGTGGCCGTCTGGATATTCCACCGGAATGTTTAGATCTGTTCGCCATCATAGGTTACGTATGGCGAATCGCACGGTCACGCGCACTTATCGAGCGAGGGTTCGGAACCACTCGCAAGTGCGCGACGACTTCGATTCGCTTGGTTTCGCCGCCAGTAAGCTCTGGAACGTCGCCCGGTGGACGGTGGGGCGCGTTTGGGACGCCTGCGGCCAGATTCCCTCGGCCTTCGACCTGCAAAAGTACCTCAAGAGCCACGAACGCTACGCGGACCTTCATTCCCAATCCAGTCAGCGAGTTCTTGCCGAACTCGGTGAAGCGTTCACGGCGTGGTACGGGCATCGAGGCAACGGGAATACGAAAGCGAACCCGCCCGGCTACCGCAAACACAACGACGAGCATCCACGCTCGACGGTCACGTTCAAGCAAGCGGGCTTCAAGCACGACGCCGCGAACCAACGGATTCGTCTCTCGAAAGGGTCGAACCTCAAAGATGGATGGGGCGATTTCATTCTCTGTGAGTACGACGTTATCGGCCCCCGAGATACGACCGTCGAGCACGTCCAGCAGGTTCGTGCCGTGTACGAACACGGCGTCTGGCGATTGCATATCGTCTGCCGTGTCGAAGTGGATGTGGCCGACTCGCCCGGCGACCGAACGGCGGGCGTGGATCTCGGGATCTGTAACGTCGCCGCCGTCTCCTTCGGCGACGAATCGTTGCTCTATCCCGGTGGGTCGCTCAAGGAAGACGAATACTACTTCGCCAAACAGCGCGCGAAGTGCGCCGACTCGTTCTCCCGCGAAGCTCGACGTTTGGACCGGAAGCGCACCGACCGGCGGACGCACTTCTTCCACACGCTCTCGAAAGAGATCGTGGAACAGTGCGCCGAACGCGGCGTCGGTACGGTGTTCGTTGGCGACCTCGGCGGGATCCGCGACGGCGACGACGGCCCGAAGAATTGGGGCCGTCACGGAAACCTCGACCTCCACGGATGGGCGTTCGACCGCTTCACGACGATGCTCACGTACAAGGCGGAGATACGCGGTATCGCCGTCGAAACCGTCTCCGAACGGGACACGTCGAAGACCTGCTCGGCCTGTGGAACAAAGTCGGACAGCCAGCGCGTCGAACGCGGGTTGTACGTCTGTGAGGAGTGCGGGACTGTGGCGAACGCCGACACGAACGGCGCGGAGAATATCAGGCAGAAAAGTACCTCCGAATCCTCTCACGAGGATAGGAGTACCGGCTGGTTGGCACAGCCAGCGGTTCGTCTGTTCGACAAAACGCGAGGAGGTTTCCTCCCGCCAGAACAGGCGACCCGCGAACCTTAATATCCCAACTGCAGCAGGGAATCCTCGCCGTTCACGGCGGGGAGGATGTCAACTACCGACGGACCGAGCGCGAGCGAACTGGGAGACGGTCGAACGAATCATCGAGCAGGTGGAGTGAGTATGGTGGAAATCAGGCCAACCGATAAACGAACGCGGAACCGAACTTCGGTGAGTAGATGGACGTGTTAGTGACCCTCCTGCGCCTTTCGGCCGGACTCAGCGTGGTGCTCTTGATGGGTTTGATCTACATCTGGGGCCGGAACTACCTCGTCTTCCGCTCGAAGTACGCAGCCGGACTGCTCATCTTCGCGGGCCTTCTCCTGCTCCAGACCGGGCTGACGACGTACTTCTACGCCTTCCATCCGGTGGTCTCCGGGTGGATAGCGAACCCGGAACTGGTCCATCCGCTTCCCCTGATGGTGATGTCCTCGGCACAGGTCCTGGAACTCGCCGGTATCGCCCTGGTTGTGTGGATCTCTTGGGATTAGCCCACTGGAATCCCATTGCGGCGACACGAACCCCTCCCACCCTCCTCGTACGCGATCGGTTGAACTGCTCCCCCTGAGACCAGCGTTTTTGCGGATGGATCGGAACCGACGGTTCTACGAACGAGGATCGTTATTCTCAGAGAGGGAACCGAGATCGGTGCAACGAACCCTGCTGGAGGCGTACTCCGTCGACAAGGCCTCGCTATCGTAGTTACTGAGAGCTCGCGACGAGAGCGAACGCTGTAGTGGCTGCGCTATCGAACGAGTACATGGCAACGCAAAGCGGTCGAGGGTGGACCAGTGAATCGGTGGGGTTGGCGTTCAGCCGCCTTGCGTTGGGGATCATCTTCGTCGTGTCCGGCGTCGGCAAAGTGTTTGCTACCGGACCGAAAGCGTCGAGTATTACAGGATTTGCCGACACGCTCGCCCAGCTCGGAATGCCGTTTCCCACCCTGGCCGCGTGGGGTGTCGGCCTCCTCGAACTGGTCGGCGGGATACTCCTTCTGGTCGGCTTGCTCACTCGCACCGTCGCGGCCTTGCTTGCCGTCGACATGGCTGTGGCGACGGTGCTGGTCCACCTCCCGAACGGCTTCGTGGTATCGGACGGCGGGTACGAGTACACGTTCGTCCTCACGCTCAGTGCCCTCAGTCTCGCGCTCAGTGGGCCCGGCGTGGTGTCGCTCAAGCGAGCGCTCGGACGGATAGGTTCATAATCGAGTGTGGGTCAGCGGGGTTCGGCCGATACCCATTTCACCCAGCGTCCATCACGTCGACGTACAACCCATGAATATCTCTGGCGCGTATCTCGTGACCCAAGCGAGCCACTCGCGTGACCGGTCGACCGAGCGGATCGTGGCGGCCGCCATCGAAGGCGGGGTGACGACCGTCCAACTGCGCGAAAAGCACATGACCGCTCGCGAGCGCTACTCGGTCGGGAAGGCCCTCCGCGAGCGGACGCGAGCCGCCGGGGTCACCTTCATCGTGAACGACCGAGCCGACCTCGCGGTCGCCATCGATGCCGATGGGGTTCACCTCGGCGACGACGACCTGCCCATCGCCGCCGTCCGCGAGGTGCTCGGTCCGGACGGCTACATCGGTCGCTCCGTCTCCACGGTCGCGGCTGCGACGGCCGCCGAGCGCGCCGGAGCGGACTACTTGGGTGTCGGTGCGGTCTTCGCTACCGCCTCGAAGGACGTACCGGCCGCGGACGCCGAGATCGGACTCGAAACCGTCGCCGACATCGCCGACGCCGTCGACATCCCGACCGTCGGGATCGGTGGCGTGACGCCCGAGAACGCTGGCGAGGTCGTCGCCGCCGGCGCGGACGGCGTCGCCGTCATCTCCGCCATCACCGCTGCCGAGGACCCCGCGGCCGCGACGCGACGGCTCACTGCGAGCGTCGAGGAGGCGGCTCGATGAACGCGCTCGACGAACACGACCTCGCCGACGCACTGACTGCGGTCGCCGACACCGAACCGCTCGTCAACGCGCTCACCAACGACGTGACGGTCAACGACGTGGCGAACATCGCCCTCCACTGGGGTGGGTTGCCCGTGATGTCCGACGACGAGCGCGAGGTCGGCGAGATGGTCGCGAGCGCGGACGCGTGCCTCCTCAACATGGGGACGGTGAGCGAGCGGGGCGAGAGCGCGATGATGGCCGCCGGCAACGCTGCGAACGACGCAGGCGTTCCCCTCGTCGTGGACCCGGTCGGGGTCGGGTCGACGTCGACACGGAACCGCGTCGCCGAGCGCTTGACCGGCGAGATCGACGTGAGCATCGTCAGCGGCAACTACGGTGAAGTGTCGGCGCTCGCCGGGGCTGACGCGACCGTTCGTGGCGTCGAATCCGTCGGTGAGTACGGGGAGATCGCCGAGACGGCCATTACCTGCGCCCGCGAGACCGAGAGCATCGTCGTCGCCTCCGGCGAGGTCGACATCGTCGCGACCGAAGCGATGGCGTTCGAGGTACACAGCGGCGACGGGATGCTCGGACGGGTCGTCGGGACCGGCTGTATGCTCGGGATGACGCTCGCGGTGTTCGCGGCCGCGATGGACGACGAGCGTGCGGCGCTCTTGGGCACGCTCGCGTTCGGACTGGCTGGCGAGGCCGCTGCCGACGGTGCGTTCGGGGAGTACGCCGGCCCTGCAAGCTACCGGACGTGTTTCCTCGATGCCGTCGCCGGTCTCCGTGACGTCTCGCTCGCCACGCCGGCCGACCGGATCGAGTCGGTCGTTCGGGACACCCGGTAGTCGAAGAGGAGGCCAGCGGGAACGGCCGTCCCGGCTCCGAGCGCCGAGGTGGCCGGTGAGAGCGGTTGATTCGGCTCGATCCGCTCGCCTCCAAGGTGGTCGTCCTTGTATCTCCAAAGGTGTAGGAGCAACCAGAGCTCGGCGGCGCTGAACCCGAACTCGAAAACGACCCTGCTTCGTCGGGAATCAACGATCTCCTCAGAAGACGTGGTCCCATGTGGCCCGGTGGTCGTGCCTACACCGTGGTGGCTTCAGTGGGGTCGTCCGTCGCTATCGTCGTGTTCGCCTCGCTCGTCCCGCCTGTTGGTCGTATCGAGGACTCGCTCGGTTCGGGGTGCGTCGTTTCGGTACCAGTGGTTGCCATCGACGAAGCGGTGATGCGGGTCCGCTGTCTCGCCTCGGAAAGCCAGGCTGGCGCTTCGAGCGACTCGTTGCCGGTACTCTCAAGCGTAGCGTGAGATCGTATTTCCTCGCCCGTCCCGGTCGGATTCTGACGAACAGACAGCAGGTCGCGGGTAATGCCTTGTTCATCGATCGCGAGCCGATAGTTCGAATCGAGGCTCGACGCCGAGAAGCTCCCCGAGACGAGATACCGGGGCGAACCGTTCGTTTCTCGGGTGACGACCGAGGCGTTGCCTTGCTCGGCGTCCGAGAGATACGCCGCGAGCTCGGTCGGCCCGAGCGCACCGCCGGCCGTGAGTCCACCGCTCGGACTCCGGGAGTAGATGGTGGTTCCGTTCTCATAGATTCGGCGAACGTACGTTCCCTGCTCGCCCGTCCATCCATCGAGTCGGGTGACGTTTCGGTCTCCGGAGACCGACCCCGAGTAATTCGCCGAGAGCGCGACCACCTCGTCCGAGCTACCCGCCCGAATGGTCTCGCGGAGCGAGAACAACACGGTACCGTTCGCGGCGGTGACGGTGGTGTTCGTGCGCGTCACCGTCGAGTGATCCTCCAGAAACGCGGCTTGGGCGTTCGTGAGTTCGTTCGCGCTGGTGACACCCGCGCTGGTGAGGCCGGGCGCGAGTTGCTCTGCGGGACTCGCTGTCGGTTGGTCGGTGGGCACGGCGGCGGCCGTCACCGTCGAACCGCTGGTGGTGCTGTTCTGCTGCTCGGTACCGAGTATACCGTTACAGCCAGCGAACGCAAGCAAGACGGCGAGCGCGAGCACACCGGCGACTCGTCGCCAGCGTCGCGAGGTGTCCGAGGTGGTGTTCCGAAAGCGAGGTCCGGTCATCGGTCTATCTACCGTATCGCTTCACTGGAACCGGACATAAATCCCGACCGGCAGCTATCGAGAGGAATGACTTATCACTGTTCCATCTCGATACCCAGGTATGGCCAACTGGACGTACGGAGCCCCTGGCGTCGGGGTCTACATGGTCGTGTGGGGGCTGGCGCTCCTCGCGTGGATCCTGTTCGCCGGCTCGCTCGTCGAGGCCGTCGTGGTCGGCGTGCTCGGGTTCGTCTTCTGCTGGTACGGCGTCGGGATAGTTCGGACGGGGTCACTGGCACTCAGGTAGTGCTTCTGGGAACGATCCGTGGTGCTCCGAACGAGAACTCTCGACACCGGATGACCAGCTGGCGGGACGATCGGTTCCC
Encoded proteins:
- the thiM gene encoding hydroxyethylthiazole kinase is translated as MNALDEHDLADALTAVADTEPLVNALTNDVTVNDVANIALHWGGLPVMSDDEREVGEMVASADACLLNMGTVSERGESAMMAAGNAANDAGVPLVVDPVGVGSTSTRNRVAERLTGEIDVSIVSGNYGEVSALAGADATVRGVESVGEYGEIAETAITCARETESIVVASGEVDIVATEAMAFEVHSGDGMLGRVVGTGCMLGMTLAVFAAAMDDERAALLGTLAFGLAGEAAADGAFGEYAGPASYRTCFLDAVAGLRDVSLATPADRIESVVRDTR
- a CDS encoding CDP-alcohol phosphatidyltransferase family protein, with translation MTAGVVTYELWLLRRYLAENRRPDDGQLRDTLGVATAATLTRGGALAALAGFLVVPEPTGHALWLPWGLYTVAVALDWIDGRLARRVGTESLLGAKLDTEFDALGLLVAGVLGLSYGALPPWYLVVGFARPAYLGGLWLHRRRGGAVGTLPESGRRRQLAGLQMGVCSVALLPLVSPSTSIVLSTVVMVPFVALFARDFLAVLE
- a CDS encoding RNA-guided endonuclease InsQ/TnpB family protein, translating into MANRTVTRTYRARVRNHSQVRDDFDSLGFAASKLWNVARWTVGRVWDACGQIPSAFDLQKYLKSHERYADLHSQSSQRVLAELGEAFTAWYGHRGNGNTKANPPGYRKHNDEHPRSTVTFKQAGFKHDAANQRIRLSKGSNLKDGWGDFILCEYDVIGPRDTTVEHVQQVRAVYEHGVWRLHIVCRVEVDVADSPGDRTAGVDLGICNVAAVSFGDESLLYPGGSLKEDEYYFAKQRAKCADSFSREARRLDRKRTDRRTHFFHTLSKEIVEQCAERGVGTVFVGDLGGIRDGDDGPKNWGRHGNLDLHGWAFDRFTTMLTYKAEIRGIAVETVSERDTSKTCSACGTKSDSQRVERGLYVCEECGTVANADTNGAENIRQKSTSESSHEDRSTGWLAQPAVRLFDKTRGGFLPPEQATREP
- the thiE gene encoding thiamine phosphate synthase; this encodes MNISGAYLVTQASHSRDRSTERIVAAAIEGGVTTVQLREKHMTARERYSVGKALRERTRAAGVTFIVNDRADLAVAIDADGVHLGDDDLPIAAVREVLGPDGYIGRSVSTVAAATAAERAGADYLGVGAVFATASKDVPAADAEIGLETVADIADAVDIPTVGIGGVTPENAGEVVAAGADGVAVISAITAAEDPAAATRRLTASVEEAAR
- a CDS encoding DoxX family protein; amino-acid sequence: MATQSGRGWTSESVGLAFSRLALGIIFVVSGVGKVFATGPKASSITGFADTLAQLGMPFPTLAAWGVGLLELVGGILLLVGLLTRTVAALLAVDMAVATVLVHLPNGFVVSDGGYEYTFVLTLSALSLALSGPGVVSLKRALGRIGS